The following coding sequences are from one Streptomyces dengpaensis window:
- the ettA gene encoding energy-dependent translational throttle protein EttA has protein sequence MAEFIYTMRKTRKAHGDKVILDDVTLNFLPGAKIGVVGPNGAGKSTVLKIMAGLEQPSNGDAFLSPGYSVGMLLQEPPLDESKTVLENVQDGAREVMDKLKRFNEVAELMATDYSDALLDEMGKLQEDLDHANAWDLDTQLEQAMDALGCPPGDWAVTNLSGGERRRVALCKLLLEAPDLLLLDEPTNHLDAESVQWLEQHLAKYPGTVVAVTHDRYFLDNVAQWILELDRGRAIPYEGNYSTYLDNKASRLKIEGQKDAKRAKRLKEELEWVRSNAKGRQAKSKARLARYEEMAAEADKMRKLDFEEIQIPPGPRLGSIVVEVNNLSKAFGDKVLIDDLSFTLPRNGIVGVIGPNGAGKTTLFKMIQGLEEPDSGSIKVGDTVKISYVDQGRENIDPKKSLWAVVSDELDYINVGQVEMPSRAYVSAFGFKGPDQQKPAGVLSGGERNRLNLALTLKQGGNLLLLDEPTNDLDVETLSSLENALLEFPGAAVVVSHDRWFLDRVATHILAYEGDSRWFWFEGNFESYEKNKIERLGPDAARPHRATYKKLTRG, from the coding sequence TTGGCTGAGTTCATTTACACCATGCGCAAGACGCGCAAGGCGCACGGCGACAAGGTGATCCTCGACGACGTCACCTTGAACTTCCTGCCGGGTGCCAAGATCGGTGTGGTCGGTCCGAACGGTGCCGGTAAGTCCACCGTTCTCAAAATCATGGCGGGGCTCGAGCAGCCCTCCAACGGTGACGCGTTCCTGTCGCCCGGTTACAGCGTCGGCATGCTGCTCCAGGAGCCGCCGCTCGACGAGTCCAAGACGGTTCTGGAGAACGTCCAGGACGGGGCCCGCGAGGTCATGGACAAGCTCAAGCGCTTCAACGAGGTCGCCGAGCTGATGGCCACCGACTACTCGGACGCGCTCCTGGACGAGATGGGCAAGCTCCAGGAGGACCTGGACCACGCGAACGCCTGGGACCTGGACACCCAGCTCGAGCAGGCCATGGACGCCCTCGGCTGCCCCCCCGGCGACTGGGCCGTCACCAACCTCTCCGGTGGTGAGCGTCGCCGCGTCGCGCTGTGCAAGCTGCTCCTCGAAGCCCCCGACCTGCTGCTTCTCGACGAGCCCACCAACCACCTGGACGCCGAGTCCGTGCAGTGGCTGGAGCAGCACCTCGCGAAGTACCCCGGCACCGTCGTCGCCGTCACCCACGACCGGTACTTCCTCGACAACGTCGCGCAGTGGATCCTCGAGCTCGACCGCGGCCGCGCCATTCCGTACGAGGGCAACTACTCCACGTACCTCGACAACAAGGCCTCCCGCCTGAAGATCGAGGGCCAGAAGGACGCCAAGCGCGCCAAGCGGCTCAAGGAAGAGCTCGAGTGGGTGCGGTCCAACGCCAAGGGGCGGCAGGCCAAGTCCAAGGCCCGTCTCGCGCGGTACGAGGAGATGGCCGCCGAGGCCGACAAGATGCGGAAGCTGGACTTCGAGGAGATCCAGATCCCGCCGGGCCCCCGCCTGGGCTCCATCGTCGTCGAGGTCAACAACCTCTCCAAGGCCTTCGGCGACAAGGTCCTCATCGACGATCTCTCCTTCACGCTGCCGCGTAACGGCATCGTCGGTGTCATCGGCCCGAACGGCGCCGGCAAGACCACCCTCTTCAAGATGATCCAGGGCCTGGAGGAGCCGGACTCCGGTTCCATCAAGGTCGGCGACACCGTCAAGATCTCGTACGTCGACCAGGGTCGCGAGAACATCGACCCGAAGAAGTCGCTGTGGGCCGTCGTCAGCGACGAGCTGGACTACATCAATGTGGGCCAGGTCGAGATGCCTTCGCGCGCCTACGTCTCCGCGTTCGGGTTCAAGGGCCCCGACCAGCAGAAGCCGGCCGGCGTCCTCTCCGGTGGTGAGCGCAACCGCCTCAACCTCGCGCTGACCCTCAAGCAGGGCGGCAACCTGCTGCTCCTCGACGAGCCGACCAACGACCTCGACGTCGAGACGCTGTCCTCCCTGGAGAACGCGCTCCTGGAGTTCCCGGGTGCGGCCGTGGTCGTCTCCCACGACCGCTGGTTCCTCGACCGGGTCGCGACGCACATCCTCGCGTACGAGGGCGACTCCAGGTGGTTCTGGTTCGAGGGCAACTTCGAGTCGTACGAGAAGAACAAGATCGAGCGGCTCGGCCCGGACGCGGCGCGTCCGCACCGTGCCACCTACAAGAAGCTGACCCGGGGCTGA
- a CDS encoding methyltransferase domain-containing protein yields MSAHALDHDLDDVATLARAALVREIDSSGAWDADPVWREAFEAVPRHLFVPYYYIGVVGGFERVWGQDPDPASRERWVRGAYADTPLATRVRDGVLVSSSSQPSLMAMMLTELGVRDGDAVLEIGAGTGYNAALLAHRLGDDLVTTIDLDPEITESARRHLATAGYHPTVVTGDGARGVPERAPFDRIIATCTLTSVPRPWLAQCNPGARILAPMATGLIALEVRDAGHAEGRFLHTPAYFVPLRGETRPGLPEPQQLSGLPRRVRSHELFRFLLNLTARSLDPYESYALWELENQPSRERYGITVSGDRSWAWLDDPEGPYAWPLP; encoded by the coding sequence ATGAGCGCGCACGCTCTCGACCACGACCTCGACGACGTCGCCACCCTGGCGCGGGCGGCTCTCGTGCGCGAGATCGACAGCAGCGGCGCCTGGGACGCCGACCCGGTCTGGCGGGAGGCGTTCGAGGCGGTCCCGCGCCACCTCTTCGTGCCGTACTACTACATCGGCGTCGTGGGCGGCTTCGAGCGCGTATGGGGCCAGGACCCCGACCCGGCCAGCAGGGAGCGCTGGGTGCGCGGGGCGTACGCGGACACCCCGCTGGCCACCCGGGTGCGCGACGGGGTTCTGGTGTCCTCCAGCAGCCAGCCGTCGCTGATGGCGATGATGCTGACGGAACTGGGCGTACGGGACGGGGACGCCGTCCTGGAGATCGGCGCCGGAACCGGCTACAACGCCGCCCTGCTCGCCCACCGCCTCGGCGACGACCTGGTGACCACGATCGACCTCGACCCGGAGATCACCGAGTCCGCGCGGCGGCATCTGGCCACCGCCGGGTACCACCCGACCGTCGTCACGGGCGACGGCGCGCGCGGAGTCCCCGAGCGCGCCCCCTTCGACCGGATCATCGCCACCTGCACGCTGACCTCGGTCCCGCGCCCCTGGCTGGCCCAGTGCAACCCGGGCGCCCGCATCCTCGCGCCGATGGCCACCGGCCTGATCGCGCTGGAGGTCCGGGACGCCGGGCACGCCGAGGGGCGCTTCCTGCACACACCCGCCTATTTCGTGCCCCTGCGCGGCGAGACCCGGCCCGGGCTGCCGGAGCCGCAGCAACTGAGCGGGCTGCCGCGCCGGGTCAGGAGCCACGAGCTGTTCCGGTTCCTGTTGAACCTGACGGCGCGCAGCCTCGACCCGTACGAGTCGTACGCGCTGTGGGAGCTCGAGAACCAGCCTTCGCGCGAGAGGTACGGGATCACGGTCAGCGGCGACCGCTCCTGGGCGTGGCTGGACGACCCCGAGGGGCCGTACGCCTGGCCGCTGCCGTGA
- a CDS encoding acyl-CoA thioesterase: protein MRHIYRCPLRWADMDAYGHINNVVFLRYLEEARIDFLFRPEKDFKQGSVVARHEIDYKRQLVHRHTPVDIELWITEIRAASFTITYEVKDPDQVYVRASTVIVPFDFQAQRPRRLTAEEREFLEEYRDDEGDADGEKDAEAVAA from the coding sequence TTGCGGCACATCTACCGCTGCCCGCTGCGCTGGGCGGACATGGACGCGTACGGCCACATCAACAACGTGGTCTTCCTCCGCTATCTGGAGGAGGCGCGCATCGACTTCCTGTTCCGCCCGGAGAAGGACTTCAAGCAGGGGTCTGTGGTGGCGCGCCACGAGATCGACTACAAGCGGCAGCTGGTCCACCGGCACACGCCGGTGGACATCGAGCTGTGGATCACGGAGATCAGGGCGGCGTCCTTCACGATCACGTATGAGGTCAAGGACCCGGACCAGGTCTACGTACGGGCCTCGACCGTGATAGTGCCGTTCGACTTCCAGGCCCAGCGCCCGCGCCGTCTCACCGCCGAGGAACGGGAGTTCCTGGAGGAGTACCGGGACGACGAGGGCGACGCGGACGGCGAGAAGGACGCAGAGGCCGTCGCGGCATGA
- a CDS encoding globin, with translation MGGVKEIRRGTLQEQTFYEQVGGEETFRRLVHRFYEGVAEDPLLKSMYPEEDLGPAEERLTLFLIQYWGGPTTYTENRGHPRLRMRHAPFTVNQAAHDAWLKHMRVAVEELGLSEEHEHTLWNYLTYAAASMVNTAG, from the coding sequence ATGGGAGGCGTGAAAGAGATTCGGCGCGGCACCCTTCAGGAACAGACCTTCTACGAGCAGGTCGGAGGCGAGGAGACCTTCCGCCGCCTCGTGCACCGTTTCTACGAGGGTGTCGCCGAGGACCCGTTGCTGAAGTCCATGTATCCCGAGGAGGACCTGGGCCCTGCCGAGGAGCGCCTCACGCTGTTCCTGATCCAGTACTGGGGCGGCCCGACGACGTACACCGAGAACCGCGGCCACCCCCGGCTGCGGATGCGCCACGCCCCGTTCACCGTCAACCAGGCCGCGCACGACGCCTGGCTCAAGCACATGCGCGTCGCCGTCGAGGAGCTCGGCCTCTCCGAGGAGCACGAGCACACGCTGTGGAACTACCTGACGTACGCGGCGGCCTCGATGGTGAACACGGCGGGCTGA